The DNA window CATGGCTGGGGGGCGGCGATGGTTCCGGCAAGCGGATGGTTGAGATCGGACAGGCGGCCGGAGAGGTCCTCGACCCGCTCTGCGATCAGGTGAACGACGAGGCCGTCGCGTTGCAGCCGTCCCGTCACCCGCAGCAGCCGCCCGCCCATCACCGCGCGCCGGAACCGCTCGAACACCTTCGGCCAGACCACCACATTGGCTACGCCGGTCTCGTCTTCCAGGGACAGGAAGATCACCCCCGAGGCGGTGCCGGGGCGCTGCCGGGTGATGACCAGGCCGCAGACGGAGGTGGGCCGCAAGGGCGCTTCGGCCAGCCGGTCATGGGGGGTGAGGCCGGACAGGGCAGGGCGCAGCAGCTCCATCGGATGGGCGCGGAGCGACAGGCGCAGCGAGACATAATCCTCGACCACCTGTTCGCCCAGATGCATGGCCGGCAGCGCCACGTCCGGTTCGTGGATCGCCTCGCCATCGATCGGATCGTCGAAGAGCGGCAGCGGTGCCTGTGCCCGGATCGCCCGGATCTGCCACAGCGCCTCGCGGCGGGAAAATCCGATCCCGGCAAAGGCGTCGGCCTCGGCCAGGCGTTCCAGCATGGCGGGCGCGACGCCCGCGCGACGCCAGACCGTCCCGGGGTCGCGATAGCCGTTGCCGCGGGCGGCGACGATCCAGTCGGCCTCGTCCCGCCGGACGCCCTTGATCTGACGAAACCCCAGCCGCAGCGCCAGCGCCCCGTCGGCGCGCCGCTCGAGGCTGTTGTCCCAGGTGCTGTGGTTGATGCACACCGGCCGGACCTCGACCCCATGCTCGCGGACATCGCGCACGATCTGGGCGGGGGCGTAGAACCCCATCGGCTGGGCATTCAGCAGTGCGCAGGCAAAGACCGCCGGGCGGTGGCATTTCAGCCAGGCCGAGACATAGACCAGCAGCGCGAAGGCCGCGGCATGGCTTTCGGGAAAGCCGTAATCGGCGAAGCCCTCGATCTGGCCGAAACAGCGTTCGGCCACCTCGGGGCCGTAGCCGTTGGCCAGCATGCCCGCCACGAACTTGTCGCGGAACTGGCCGATGGTGCCCATGCGCCGGAACGAGGCGATGGAGCGGCGCAGCCGGTCCGCCTCCTCGGCGGTGAAGTCCGCGCCCACCACCGCGATCTGCATCGCCTGTTCCTGAAAGAGCGGCACGCCGAGGGTGCGACGGGTGACCTCTTCCAGCGCCGGGCCGAAGGCCTCGGGCGCCTCCAGCCCCTGGCGGCGGCGGATATAGGGCTGCACCATGCCGCCCTGGATCGGGCCGGGGCGGACGATGGCGACCTCGATGACCAGATCGTAGAAGGTGGCGGGCTTCATCCGCGGCAGGAAGTTCATCTGCGCCCGGCTTTCCACCTGGAACACCCCCACCGCATCGGCCCGCTGCAGCATCCGGTAGGTGGCCGCGTCCTCCTGGGGCACGGTGTTGAGGCTCAGGACCCGGTCCTCGTGGCGCTCGATCAGATCGAAGGCCTTGCGGATGCAGCTGAGCATCCCCAGCGCCAGGATATCGACCTTGAGAATGCCCAGCGTGTCGATGTCGTCCTTGTCCCATTCGATGACGGTGCGGTCCTCCATCGCCGCGTTCTCGATCGGGCAGAGCTCGTCCAGCCGCCCGCGGGTGATGACGAAGCCGCCGACATGCTGGGACAGATGCCGGGGAAAGCTGATGATCTCGCCGATCAGGTGCAGCGTCTGGGCCAGCCGCCGGTCGGCCGGATCGAGCCCCAGCTCGCGGATCCGGTCCGGATCGGGGCCCTTGCCCGAGATGCCCCAGACCTGGCCCGACAGGGCGGCGGTGACATCCTGCGACAGGCCCATGACCTTGCCCACCTCGCGGATCGCGGCGCGGGTGCGGAAATGGATCACCGTGGCGCAGAGCCCGGCCCGGTCGCGGCCGTATTTCGCATAGATATGCTGGATGACCTCCTCGCGGCGCTCATGCTCGAAATCGACGTCGATATCGGGCGGCTCGCCCCGGTATTTCGACAGGAAGCGTTCGAAGACCATGGCGATCCGGTCGGGCGGGACATCGGTGATCCCGAGCGCCCAGCACAGGATCGAATTGGCCGCCGAGCCGCGCCCCTGGCACAGGATGCCGATCGAGCGGGCATGGGTGACGATGTCATGCACCGTCAGGAAGTAGGCGGCGAAGCCCAGCTCGCCCACCACCCGCAGCTCTTTCTCGGCCAGCGCCTGATAATGCTCGGGAATGCCCTCGGGACAGCGGCGGGCCAGACCTTCGCGCGCCAGCCGGTCCAGCCGTGCCTGCGGGGCCTCGTCCCCGGCGGCCTCGTCGGGATATTCATAGGCAAGCTCGTCGAGATCGAAGCAGCAGCGCGCCGCGATCTCGAGGCTGCGGCGGAGCGCGGCGGGATGGTCGCGGAACACACGCGCCATGTCGGCGGCGCCCTTCAGCCGGCGCTCGGCATTGGGCAGCGCCCGGGTGCCGATCCGGTCGATGGTGATCTTCTCGCGCAGGCAGGTCAGCACATCGGCCAGCCGCCGCCGGTTGGCGCGGTGCATCAGCACGTCGCCCACCGCCACCATCGGCGCGGCGGCCCGCAGCGCAAGCCGGGCGCAGGCCGCCAGATGGGCCTGGTCGGTCCCGTCATAGCGCGGTGCCGCGCC is part of the Rhodovulum sp. MB263 genome and encodes:
- a CDS encoding error-prone DNA polymerase: MSGEPRDPLPNAPGTAGYAELCVTTNFTFLTGASHPEELVLRAAELGLAAIAITDRNSLAGVVRAHAALKEMRREQIETVRIRSQHRIDTCSRQALGDPQDLARPETPTLPLPLPRLIVGCRLVLRDSPVDWIALPTDRDAYQRLSRLLTLGKRRAEKGGCHLDRQDLTEAAQGLILIALPQADPETCAEPVREMQRRHPGRVFLGAAPRYDGTDQAHLAACARLALRAAAPMVAVGDVLMHRANRRRLADVLTCLREKITIDRIGTRALPNAERRLKGAADMARVFRDHPAALRRSLEIAARCCFDLDELAYEYPDEAAGDEAPQARLDRLAREGLARRCPEGIPEHYQALAEKELRVVGELGFAAYFLTVHDIVTHARSIGILCQGRGSAANSILCWALGITDVPPDRIAMVFERFLSKYRGEPPDIDVDFEHERREEVIQHIYAKYGRDRAGLCATVIHFRTRAAIREVGKVMGLSQDVTAALSGQVWGISGKGPDPDRIRELGLDPADRRLAQTLHLIGEIISFPRHLSQHVGGFVITRGRLDELCPIENAAMEDRTVIEWDKDDIDTLGILKVDILALGMLSCIRKAFDLIERHEDRVLSLNTVPQEDAATYRMLQRADAVGVFQVESRAQMNFLPRMKPATFYDLVIEVAIVRPGPIQGGMVQPYIRRRQGLEAPEAFGPALEEVTRRTLGVPLFQEQAMQIAVVGADFTAEEADRLRRSIASFRRMGTIGQFRDKFVAGMLANGYGPEVAERCFGQIEGFADYGFPESHAAAFALLVYVSAWLKCHRPAVFACALLNAQPMGFYAPAQIVRDVREHGVEVRPVCINHSTWDNSLERRADGALALRLGFRQIKGVRRDEADWIVAARGNGYRDPGTVWRRAGVAPAMLERLAEADAFAGIGFSRREALWQIRAIRAQAPLPLFDDPIDGEAIHEPDVALPAMHLGEQVVEDYVSLRLSLRAHPMELLRPALSGLTPHDRLAEAPLRPTSVCGLVITRQRPGTASGVIFLSLEDETGVANVVVWPKVFERFRRAVMGGRLLRVTGRLQRDGLVVHLIAERVEDLSGRLSDLNHPLAGTIAAPQPCADDAPRPPRPATAARHPREQAKRLFPSRDFH